Part of the Rhodohalobacter sp. 614A genome is shown below.
AAACGGCAATTCTTGTTACGGCTGGCCTGTTTATACTCTGTTGCTATCATTTCTTTTTCGTCAATTTTCAACAGAAGCTTTCCCCACTTTTTACTTTCTGTTTGATTTTCTTTTTTGTGGCCGGGTTGAGTCCGTTGGTATCTGCTTTCATATATAATGTCCGCCTTGGACTCATTTTCAGATTTGCCTTTGAGATCGGGGTCGTTTTTGTCATGTTTTTTTGTGTGTACTACCTGCTCAGGGAAGGGCTGATTACTCCGAAATTCGTTATCTATACCATTGCTATTGTCGGGACCATATCATCACTTCAGTTTTTATCATCTATTGTGGGCAGGGTAAATATCCGAAGGTTGAGGGGGTTGGGTGGCCTTAACTATATTGGGAACTCCTTCGCCGTGAGTGCAATTTGCTACGTCATGATTTTGTATTCGGGCAATCTACAGGGATATAAGAAATATCTTGCTATTGGCGGTATGTTTTTCACCGTTCTTGCAATGCTGATGTCAGGCACAAGAGCCGCACTGATTGCTTTTGCAGTAGGGCTTGTTCTCTATCAATATTTTGGAATGAAAAGTAAACAGTTTAAGAAATATGTGTTGATCGCCTTTCTTATCATGCTGATTCCCATTGCGATAATCGCAATGAATATTGACTTGACATACTTCTTCCGGCGGTTCACCTTCGCAGATATCTCTTCCATGGCGTGGATTCGTTTCAGTATTTTTGCAAGATCTGTTACCGATTTAACTCTGGTTGAATTCTTATTTGGCAGGCCGGATTTGGCTGCATTTAGTAGTACCGATAGTGATGAAATTACCCGGTACATCAACCCGCATAACGTTTTCTTAAGTCTTATACGGTTCAATGGTATTTTTTCATTTATCTTGTTCTTTTGGATTCTGACATATATCTATTCAAATTATCTGAAGATTTATGTGAAGAGCATATCCATCAAAAAGTATCGGTTAACCGAAGCTACCATTCTTATTTTTCTTACAATGTCTTTTATAAACGTGATGCTTAGTGGCGGGAAATTTACCCGTAACTTTTACCTTTTTATATCTTTAGGATATGCGGTAGGTTATATGGATATTTTAAGAAAGTCGTACTCTCCAAAAGAGTATTTAAAGAAACTGTTATAACCACTCTCTCTTTTTTTCATGTACTTTTATTACAAATTGGATGCTAAGATATTTTCTGAAAAGTGAGGATAGCATTTCTTGTCACACGTTCGGATACAATAGGCGGATCTCATATTCATGTCAGAGATTTGGCCAAAGCTTTAGGTGAAAATGGAAACGATGTAACAATTTTCATCGGCGGGAGCGGGCCTCTTCTTAAATACTTTAAAGATTTTGGTTTGAACATCACCAATATTCCGAGTCTTAAAAGGAATATTTCTCCCATCAATGATCTGAAGGTTTTTTTTCATATCAAGCGTGAACTAAAGAGGTTCGGGCCGGATATTATCTCAACCCATTCTTCTAAAGCGGGTTTTTTGGGGAGATTAGCGGCAAATCAGTTGAAGATTCCGGTGTTATTTACAGCTCATGGATGGTCGTTTACTACGGGAAAAAATTCAACGCGACGTTTCCTGTATAAATCACTCGAAAAAATTGTGGCTCCAAAAACGGATCGTTTAATTACCGTATCCGATTACGATAAGAAACTCGCTCTTGAACATCTCCCGATACCACCCGAAAAGGTGATGACCATACATAACGGCATGCCGGACAATGACGAATCCTTTCGTGCAGACACCGGCAGAGAGAACCCGGTACATATTGTGATGATTGCCCGGTTCGATCACCAAAAAGATCATCTGGAACTATTGGAAGCCGTACATTCTATTCAAAATATTCATCTGCATTTTGTGGGAGATGGCCCGCTGATTTCAATCGTGAAGGAGAAAGCCAGGGAATATAACATCCTGGATCAGATAACTTTATGGGGGCGTTTAGAGTCGGTTGATGAGGTTCTTGCGAAGGGACAGATCTTTGCTTTAATATCCAATTGGGAAGGTTTTCCAAGATCTACACTTGAAGCAATGAGAGCTGGATTGCCTACTGTAGTGTCGGACGTGGGAGGGGCTGCCGAAGCTTTGGAACACAAACGAACGGGTTATGTTGTAACGAAAGGGGATATTGACGGATTACGAACGGCAATAAAAGAATTGGTACAGGATCCGGAAAGAAGGAAAGAA
Proteins encoded:
- a CDS encoding O-antigen ligase family protein, which encodes MKQLRITLGEYKVTLDDKLILMLVKPLFVLFIYYGMFSRFAGVGGLTGGKTAILVTAGLFILCCYHFFFVNFQQKLSPLFTFCLIFFFVAGLSPLVSAFIYNVRLGLIFRFAFEIGVVFVMFFCVYYLLREGLITPKFVIYTIAIVGTISSLQFLSSIVGRVNIRRLRGLGGLNYIGNSFAVSAICYVMILYSGNLQGYKKYLAIGGMFFTVLAMLMSGTRAALIAFAVGLVLYQYFGMKSKQFKKYVLIAFLIMLIPIAIIAMNIDLTYFFRRFTFADISSMAWIRFSIFARSVTDLTLVEFLFGRPDLAAFSSTDSDEITRYINPHNVFLSLIRFNGIFSFILFFWILTYIYSNYLKIYVKSISIKKYRLTEATILIFLTMSFINVMLSGGKFTRNFYLFISLGYAVGYMDILRKSYSPKEYLKKLL
- a CDS encoding glycosyltransferase family 4 protein; its protein translation is MRIAFLVTRSDTIGGSHIHVRDLAKALGENGNDVTIFIGGSGPLLKYFKDFGLNITNIPSLKRNISPINDLKVFFHIKRELKRFGPDIISTHSSKAGFLGRLAANQLKIPVLFTAHGWSFTTGKNSTRRFLYKSLEKIVAPKTDRLITVSDYDKKLALEHLPIPPEKVMTIHNGMPDNDESFRADTGRENPVHIVMIARFDHQKDHLELLEAVHSIQNIHLHFVGDGPLISIVKEKAREYNILDQITLWGRLESVDEVLAKGQIFALISNWEGFPRSTLEAMRAGLPTVVSDVGGAAEALEHKRTGYVVTKGDIDGLRTAIKELVQDPERRKEMGNAARKRYENFYTFETMYKRTFDVYQEVLNANPKEEN